In a single window of the Centropristis striata isolate RG_2023a ecotype Rhode Island chromosome 18, C.striata_1.0, whole genome shotgun sequence genome:
- the LOC131991462 gene encoding uncharacterized protein LOC131991462: MAQRHNSRWRRKVKSQQNTCKRYRRKQDTQGQENRDDCRTEQETSSANLEADDVADLEDSSITNLCDLHNTNHTSQCSGHTSEMHHSGLNVESEPEQPFHTDTFVDHLPEFVEEDENVLFDDDLSFYDDLSFEDGLELNQEEGTEPKSPTNTGDNPIYRDAPVSVAESLLLIMTFANRHKITGKALSDLLTLISLHCPSDIQTECLQNLHKFKQFFDDSSSPLLHKYCSACFMTVESTDNQCKTCEASVLMEGSTSYFIEVPIEAQLKRLFAKEGFEEKLMFRFNRHKKCHDSIEDIYDGEAYQKLTTCHGPLNDSRNISLMWNTDGIPIFKSSKFSVWPFYCVINELNFVERTKRENMIFAGLWFGDSKPSMLTFLEPLCETLNKIERDGISVQFAGAQEPFLCKAFTIAGTCDLPAKALVYNTVQFNGQFGCLKCEQPGQTVKTGERGHVHAFPFQKTDPKGPPRTHKGFVDNAKMAYDSNSIVRGVKGPTFLSRLKSYDLVLGTGIDYMHSVLLGVMRLLMFLWFSTEFSRCAFSMVRSIREVDKRMKEIRPPFLIRFPRSVSSHRMFFKASEYRSILLFFGPVVFRGILAGLYYNHFLLLSEAIFILMMESITPAQIDHAEKLLWNFCSQMSGLYGERYMIANIHLLVHLADSVRALGPLWTHSCFHFEDKNGYLLRLIHGTQNIPVQMVNAVKTIQSLPSITQNIKLNTVATEFLARMTNGTSYQAVNVDNSVAMIGAAFNRCLETDDMSLLEQFREPFSYLSPDADTAQHHTSSIIHEIFSHTRPLMTHIVENDSPVVLFNYTLRSRDVGGGGSHM; encoded by the exons ATGGCACAGAGGCACAACTCACGTTGGAGGAGAAAAGTGAAGAGCCAACAAAATACTTGCAAAAGATACAGAAGAaag caggacacacaaggaCAGGAGAACAGAG ATGACTGCCGCACTGAGCAAGAGACCAGTTCTGCTAATCTGGAAGCTGATGACGTTGCAGATCTGGAAGACTCTTCAATCACAAATTTGTGTGACCTCCATAACACCAACCATACATCCCAGTGCAGTGGACACACAAGTGAGATGCATCACTCTGGACTTAATGTTGAATCAGAGCCTGAACAGCCTTTTCACACAGATACATTTGTTGATCACCTTCCTGAATTTGTTGAAGAAGAcgaaaatgtgttatttgacGATGACCTGTCATTTTATGATGACCTGTCATTTGAGGACGGTTTAGAGCTAAACCAAGAGGAGGGAACAGAACCCAAAAGCCCTACAAACACTGGAGATAATCCAATTTACAGAGATGCGCCAGTTTCTGTTGCAGAGAGTCTTCTCCTCATAATGACTTttgcaaatagacacaaaataacaggaaaAGCTCTCAGTGACTTGCTTACACTAATCTCTCTGCACTGCCCCTCTGATATCCAGACTGAATGTCTTCAGAATTTACAcaaatttaaacaattttttgaCGATTCCTCCTCTCCGCTTTTGCACAAATACTGTAGTGCATGCTTCATGACTGTTGAGAGTACAGACAACCAGTGTAAAACCTGTGAAGCCAGTGTGTTGATGGAGGGATCAACTTCCTATTTTATTGAGGTTCCCATTGAAGCACAACTGAAGAGATTGTTTGCTAAGGAAGGTTTTGAAGAAAAACTTATGTTCAGGtttaatagacacaaaaagtgtCATGACAGTATTGAGGACATATATGACGGAGAAgcctatcagaaattgactactTGTCATGGCCCTCTCAATGATTCCAGAAACATTTCTTTAATGTGGAACACTGATGGCATACCCATTTTTAAGTCTTCAAAGTTTTCTGTGTGGCCTTTTTATTGTGTCATAAACGAGTTAAACTTTGTTGAACGCACTAAACGAGAAAACATGATATTTGCAGGTCTTTGGTTTGGGGACTCAAAGCCGTCAATGTTGACATTCCTTGAACCACTATGTGAAACTCTGAACAAAATCGAAAGAGATGGAATTTCTGTTCAATTTGCAGGAGCTCAAGAGCCTTTCCTATGCAAAGCCTTTACCATTGCAGGTACCTGCGATTTGCCCGCAAAAGCATTGGTATATAATACTGTTCAATTCAATGGACAGTTTGGGTGTCTAAAGTGTGAACAGCCAGGTCAAACAGTAAAGACAGGAGAAAGAGGTCATGTCCATGCCTTTCCTTTCCAGAAGACAGATCCAAAAGGCCCACCTCGTACCCACAAGGGGTTTGTAGATAATGCGAAGATGGCCTATGATTCCAACAGCATTGTACGTGGGGTGAAGGGACCTACCTTTCTCAGTAGACTAAAAAGCTATGATTTGGTCTTGGGTACAGGTATAGACTATATGCACTCTGTACTACTGGGAGTAATGCGtctattgatgtttttgtggttttccaCAGAGTTTTCCCGATGTGCATTCAGTATGGTTAGGTCAATCAGAGAAGTTGACAAACGCATGAAAGAAATAAGACCGCCATTTTTGATTAGATTCCCTCGTTCTGTGTCCTCTCACAGAATGTTCTTTAAAGCATCTGAGTATCGGtccattttgctgttttttgggCCAGTTGTATTCCGGGGCATTCTTGCAGGCCTGTACTACAACCATTTCCTGCTCCTTAGTGAAGCGATCTTCATTCTTATGATGGAATCAATAACCCCTGCGCAAATAGATCATGCTGAAAAACTACTTTGGAATTTCTGTTCTCAAATGAGTGGACTTTATGGTGAACGATACATGATAGCCAATATCCACTTACTTGTCCATTTAGCAGATAGTGTAAGAGCTCTTGGACCTCTGTGGACACACTCTTGCTTTCACTTTGAAGACAAAAATGGGTACTTACTTCGTCTTATACATGGGACCCAGAATATACCTGTCCAAATGGTTAATGCTGTAAAGACTATACAGTCTCTCCCTAGCATCACACAAAACATAAAGCTGAACACAGTAGCTACCGAGTTTTTGGCCAGAATGACAAATGGCACTAGTTATCAAGCTGTTAATGTTGACAATAGTGTGGCCATGATAGGGGCAGCATTCAACAGATGTCTTGAAACTGATGATATGTCTCTGCTGGAACAGTTTCGTG AGCCCTTCTCCTATCTCTCCCCCGACGCCGACACTGCCCAGCATCACACCAGCTCAATTATCCATGAAATATTCTCCCACACGCGCCCTCTGATGACGCATATTGTTGAAAATGACTCTCCGGTTGTGCTTTTCAACTACACATTAAGATCCAGGGacgtgggggggggggggagccaTATGTGA